One window of Campylobacter avium LMG 24591 genomic DNA carries:
- a CDS encoding SPOR domain-containing protein, producing MDDRKNNFDDIILDKTNKSEKIKKILLRVIALAILFLVVMIVMKLINSDDVNKEEAVSQGIFPAEPQSPQAQNFEPTVPITQTNSTDLDDFEELRRKLQGLDENTSTDLNLSTATPLPQIEEELVEEPKDTKAQDAKPQVVPAANSAQSTKPAEVAKPTTKTTNTDNKASSDKKESPKKTTDAKDLFDNVKTNDAKIEAGSYIQVFSVAKFDPKSRELSLLQKNGYQHKLYKATVNGKELTRVLVGPFSKDELNDELKKIRENVQKDAFIFQVK from the coding sequence ATGGACGATAGAAAGAATAATTTTGATGATATTATATTAGATAAGACAAACAAAAGTGAAAAGATAAAGAAAATTTTACTTAGAGTTATAGCTCTTGCCATACTTTTTTTAGTGGTTATGATAGTTATGAAACTTATAAATAGTGATGATGTGAATAAAGAGGAAGCTGTATCTCAGGGGATTTTCCCAGCAGAACCTCAAAGCCCACAAGCTCAGAATTTCGAACCTACGGTTCCTATAACTCAGACAAATTCAACAGACCTTGATGATTTTGAGGAATTAAGAAGGAAGTTGCAAGGACTTGATGAAAATACCAGCACAGACCTGAATTTAAGCACAGCTACGCCTCTTCCTCAGATTGAAGAAGAGCTTGTAGAGGAACCTAAAGATACTAAAGCTCAAGATGCAAAACCTCAAGTTGTTCCAGCAGCGAATTCTGCTCAATCTACTAAGCCAGCTGAAGTAGCAAAGCCTACTACAAAGACTACTAATACTGATAATAAAGCTTCTAGCGATAAGAAAGAAAGTCCTAAGAAAACAACAGACGCTAAGGATTTGTTTGATAATGTAAAAACTAATGATGCAAAGATAGAAGCTGGTTCTTATATACAGGTTTTTTCTGTTGCTAAATTTGACCCTAAGTCAAGGGAGCTTTCTTTGTTACAAAAAAATGGCTATCAGCACAAGCTTTATAAGGCTACTGTCAATGGCAAAGAGCTTACCAGAGTTTTAGTAGGGCCTTTTAGCAAGGACGAACTAAATGATGAGCTTAAGAAAATTCGCGAAAATGTGCAAAAAGATGCCTTTATTTTTCAAGTAAAATGA
- a CDS encoding shikimate dehydrogenase, with product MKALAVFGNPISHSKSPRIHNYAIKSLGLNAFYTRYLLDDEKDLRARLFALSLDGANITVPFKKQALDCADFKDDLALKIGSANTLLVKNNKIYAYNTDALGFLQAISSFKDIKKALILGAGGTARAIAFALLSKGVDVCVANRSSANLEAFSFCKTSLYDDLQDFEFECVINSTSAGLNNDDLPCKKELLSEILKNANFAFDVIYGKETAFLKLCKSLNVHCKDGLDMLLWQAVFAFELFFNIKDREREIAQAMYEAIALK from the coding sequence ATGAAAGCTTTAGCCGTTTTTGGTAATCCAATCTCACACTCAAAATCCCCTAGAATTCATAATTATGCCATTAAGTCCTTAGGACTTAATGCTTTTTATACCAGGTATTTACTAGATGATGAAAAAGATTTAAGAGCAAGGCTTTTTGCCTTATCCTTAGACGGTGCAAACATAACTGTGCCTTTTAAAAAACAGGCCTTAGACTGCGCCGATTTTAAAGATGACTTAGCGTTAAAAATAGGCTCTGCAAATACCTTGCTAGTAAAAAATAACAAAATATATGCTTATAATACCGACGCACTGGGCTTTTTACAAGCCATATCCTCCTTTAAAGATATAAAAAAAGCTTTAATACTTGGTGCTGGCGGAACAGCAAGGGCTATCGCCTTTGCACTGCTTAGTAAGGGTGTGGATGTTTGTGTGGCAAATAGAAGTTCTGCTAATTTAGAAGCTTTTTCTTTTTGTAAGACAAGTTTGTATGATGATTTGCAAGATTTTGAATTTGAGTGCGTGATAAATAGCACTTCAGCAGGTTTAAATAATGATGATTTGCCTTGTAAAAAAGAGCTTTTAAGTGAAATTTTAAAAAATGCCAACTTTGCCTTTGATGTGATATATGGCAAGGAAACCGCTTTTCTTAAGCTTTGCAAATCTTTAAATGTGCATTGTAAAGATGGGCTTGATATGCTCTTGTGGCAGGCTGTGTTTGCTTTTGAGCTTTTCTTTAATATAAAAGATAGAGAAAGAGAAATCGCACAAGCTATGTATGAGGCCATAGCTTTGAAATGA
- a CDS encoding NUDIX domain-containing protein — protein MDIQSLKQEEFTSSVYIKTKRFTFLRNGKKHSWDFVESLDSVSVLLYHKSLCSFVFVKQFRIPLWDYQLRNNMQLPKDELGKSVELCSGLVDKNLSIEDIAKEECLEEIGYLPKSVEKISEFYSGFGSGASKQTMFFAEVDEDDKKGLGGGLDDEEIEVVFVKVKDFEDFAKTVAHSSSFEFAYLWFMKHKSKLYNINS, from the coding sequence ATGGACATACAGTCTTTAAAACAAGAGGAATTTACGTCATCTGTTTATATTAAAACTAAAAGATTTACATTTTTAAGGAATGGTAAAAAGCATAGTTGGGATTTTGTAGAGTCCCTAGATAGTGTTTCTGTGCTGTTGTACCATAAGAGTTTATGCTCTTTTGTCTTTGTTAAGCAGTTTAGAATTCCACTTTGGGATTATCAGCTTAGAAACAACATGCAGCTTCCTAAAGATGAGCTAGGCAAGAGCGTCGAGCTTTGTTCTGGCTTGGTGGATAAGAATTTAAGCATAGAGGATATAGCCAAGGAAGAATGCTTGGAGGAGATTGGTTATTTGCCAAAATCTGTTGAAAAGATAAGTGAATTTTATAGTGGTTTTGGTAGTGGCGCTAGCAAGCAGACTATGTTTTTTGCAGAAGTTGATGAGGATGATAAAAAGGGCTTAGGAGGCGGACTTGACGATGAGGAGATAGAAGTTGTTTTTGTAAAAGTAAAAGATTTTGAAGACTTTGCTAAAACGGTTGCTCACTCATCATCTTTTGAATTCGCGTACTTATGGTTTATGAAGCATAAATCTAAGCTTTATAATATAAATAGTTAA
- a CDS encoding CZB domain-containing protein, with protein sequence MGITSETFISLVELDHVVFKLNGYRAIIAGKGETLPDHTSCRLGKWFADEGKEIFGYSHLFSKIEEPHKEVHENMNIAIKLAASEKIDEDTQKQILQRCEAAEKNSQKLFGIFTELLDFHRKQGANSTPNHTQAEENEESK encoded by the coding sequence ATGGGTATTACCTCTGAGACTTTTATATCTTTGGTTGAGCTAGATCATGTCGTATTTAAGCTAAATGGATATAGAGCGATAATAGCTGGAAAAGGCGAGACACTCCCAGATCATACTTCTTGTCGTTTAGGAAAATGGTTTGCAGATGAGGGCAAGGAAATTTTTGGCTATTCTCATTTGTTTTCAAAGATTGAGGAGCCGCACAAAGAAGTGCATGAAAATATGAATATAGCCATAAAATTAGCCGCTTCTGAAAAAATTGATGAGGACACACAAAAGCAAATTTTACAAAGATGTGAGGCTGCTGAGAAAAATTCTCAAAAATTATTTGGTATTTTTACAGAGCTACTTGATTTTCACCGCAAACAAGGTGCAAATTCTACACCTAACCATACACAAGCTGAAGAAAACGAAGAAAGCAAATAA
- a CDS encoding YdcH family protein, with translation MWHEYRALMTELKGKDRHFDSLFEKHNELDDKIKDAEENRVYLDDIELTKLKKEKLRIKEELGQYLASLSKK, from the coding sequence ATGTGGCACGAGTATAGAGCCTTAATGACGGAACTTAAGGGCAAGGACAGGCATTTTGATAGTCTTTTTGAAAAACATAATGAACTTGATGATAAAATCAAAGACGCTGAAGAAAATAGAGTTTACCTAGATGATATAGAACTTACTAAATTAAAAAAAGAAAAGTTAAGAATTAAAGAAGAGTTAGGACAGTACCTAGCCAGCTTATCTAAAAAATAA
- the rpmB gene encoding 50S ribosomal protein L28: MARICALSGKGPMVGNNVSHANNKTKRRFLPNLRTVRIKLEDGTVKKIRVAASTLRTLRKNSK, encoded by the coding sequence ATGGCTAGAATTTGTGCTTTATCAGGCAAAGGACCAATGGTTGGTAACAATGTAAGTCACGCGAACAATAAAACAAAAAGAAGATTTTTACCAAATTTAAGAACAGTTCGTATAAAACTAGAGGACGGAACTGTTAAAAAGATACGGGTAGCAGCTTCGACATTAAGAACTCTAAGAAAAAACTCCAAATAA
- the rpe gene encoding ribulose-phosphate 3-epimerase, with product MYVAPSLLSADFLNLKDEIVKVCEAGADLLHIDVMDGHFVPNLTFGPCVLKDISKISSVPLDIHLMVENVPFFVDLFLPLKPKFISFHIEAEKHPIRLCEYIRKHGVGAGIVLNPHTPISSIIHLLEFSDLVLLMSVNPGFGGQSFLNLVYDKIKELRKLVDSKNLKLFIEVDGGVNGLNASDLDEAGADILVAGSYIFSSNDYKNSINSLKLEF from the coding sequence ATGTATGTGGCACCTTCTTTATTATCTGCTGATTTTTTAAATTTAAAAGATGAGATTGTTAAAGTGTGCGAAGCTGGAGCTGATTTGCTTCACATAGATGTTATGGATGGTCATTTTGTGCCGAATTTAACCTTTGGACCTTGCGTATTAAAAGATATTTCTAAGATAAGTTCTGTGCCTTTGGATATACATTTAATGGTTGAAAATGTGCCTTTTTTTGTGGATCTTTTTTTGCCATTAAAGCCTAAATTCATTAGCTTTCATATAGAAGCTGAAAAACACCCTATAAGACTGTGTGAGTATATAAGAAAACACGGCGTTGGCGCTGGCATAGTTCTTAATCCACACACGCCAATTTCTAGCATAATACATCTTTTAGAATTCAGCGATTTAGTGCTTTTAATGAGCGTAAATCCCGGCTTTGGCGGGCAGAGCTTTTTGAATTTAGTTTATGACAAGATAAAAGAATTAAGAAAGCTAGTGGATAGCAAAAACCTAAAATTATTTATAGAGGTTGATGGGGGAGTAAATGGCTTAAATGCCAGCGACTTGGACGAGGCCGGAGCCGATATTTTGGTAGCTGGTTCTTATATATTTTCCTCAAATGATTATAAAAATTCTATAAATTCTTTAAAGCTTGAATTTTGA
- a CDS encoding 3'-5' exonuclease produces MSCEVEHIIEALSKQSKPYNWLIDKLSLLDELQGLELDEYMIELLGLGVRLNSKNEFELKAKHTKIKDEIFCVVDIESSASLKRGGQIIEIGAYKIQNSKEIDSFHSLIRADFIPSTIQELTGLTSSMLQNAPSLPHILNEFRLFLKDSIFVAHNVAFDYNFISASLYQCGFGILLNQKLCTIDLAKRLIDSEKYGLNALKDLLNIQNTHHRALDDAKAASEVLKYCISKLPFYISSTQDLINFSKSNIKKYAQRNKIV; encoded by the coding sequence TTGAGTTGCGAAGTAGAACATATCATAGAAGCCTTGAGCAAACAAAGCAAGCCGTATAATTGGCTCATAGATAAACTTTCTTTGCTTGATGAACTTCAGGGCTTAGAGCTTGATGAGTATATGATAGAATTGCTAGGTCTTGGAGTGAGGCTGAACTCAAAAAACGAATTCGAGCTTAAGGCAAAGCATACAAAGATTAAAGATGAAATTTTTTGCGTGGTTGATATAGAAAGCAGCGCAAGCCTTAAAAGAGGAGGGCAGATAATAGAAATTGGTGCGTATAAAATTCAAAATTCAAAGGAAATTGACAGCTTTCATTCTTTAATAAGAGCAGATTTCATCCCAAGCACCATACAAGAGCTAACAGGCCTTACTTCATCTATGTTGCAAAACGCACCGTCCTTGCCGCATATTTTAAACGAATTCAGGCTTTTTTTAAAAGATAGTATCTTTGTGGCGCACAATGTGGCTTTTGATTATAATTTTATTTCGGCTTCCTTGTATCAATGCGGTTTTGGCATTTTGCTAAATCAAAAGCTTTGCACCATAGACCTAGCAAAAAGATTGATAGATAGTGAAAAATACGGACTTAATGCCTTAAAGGATTTGTTAAATATACAAAACACCCACCACAGGGCTTTAGATGACGCAAAAGCAGCTTCAGAGGTGCTTAAATACTGTATTTCAAAGCTGCCATTTTACATATCTAGCACGCAGGATTTGATAAATTTCAGCAAGTCAAACATAAAAAAATACGCACAAAGAAATAAAATCGTGTAA
- a CDS encoding NAD(P)-binding domain-containing protein — translation MRRFDLIIIGAGPAGIGAGVEAKLKNKELLILEKADDICQTFLKFYKDGKRVDKEYKGHDSTNRGHVPFEDGTKESSLQTFRDAIKEHNLELEFNSEVESVKKNGEFFVVNTTKGSYECKNIVVAIGRMGKPNKPDYKIPSSLNKIINFNANSVLGNEKIIIVGGGNSAAEYAVDLCKNNDVTLCYRRDKFTRLNDTNLNDVNECNQNGKLKLKLGVDIQEIEDENSKAKIKFNDGSTESYDRVIYAIGGSTPVDFLQKCGIEVDDKGVPVFDENKQSNVKGIFVAGDIASKNGASIVVALNDGVIISTYLS, via the coding sequence ATGAGAAGATTTGATTTAATAATAATCGGTGCAGGTCCCGCTGGCATAGGTGCTGGGGTTGAGGCAAAGCTGAAAAATAAAGAGCTTTTGATACTAGAAAAGGCTGATGATATTTGTCAAACTTTTTTGAAATTTTATAAAGATGGCAAAAGGGTTGATAAGGAATACAAAGGCCACGATAGCACAAACAGAGGGCATGTTCCTTTTGAGGATGGCACTAAGGAAAGTTCTTTGCAAACTTTTAGAGACGCCATTAAGGAGCACAATTTAGAGCTTGAATTTAACAGTGAGGTTGAAAGCGTTAAGAAAAACGGTGAATTTTTTGTTGTGAATACAACAAAGGGAAGCTATGAATGTAAAAACATAGTAGTGGCCATAGGTAGAATGGGCAAGCCAAATAAGCCTGATTACAAAATACCTAGTTCTTTAAATAAAATCATAAATTTTAATGCAAATTCTGTTTTAGGAAATGAGAAGATTATAATTGTCGGCGGGGGAAATTCTGCCGCTGAATACGCTGTTGATTTGTGTAAAAATAATGATGTAACCCTTTGTTACAGACGAGATAAATTTACAAGATTAAATGATACCAACCTAAATGATGTAAATGAATGCAATCAAAATGGAAAGCTTAAACTAAAGCTAGGCGTGGATATACAAGAAATAGAGGATGAAAACTCCAAGGCTAAGATAAAATTTAACGATGGTAGCACTGAAAGCTATGATAGAGTGATTTATGCTATCGGTGGTTCAACTCCTGTTGATTTCTTACAAAAATGCGGCATAGAAGTGGATGATAAGGGCGTGCCTGTGTTTGATGAGAACAAACAAAGTAATGTAAAGGGCATCTTTGTAGCCGGAGATATAGCTAGTAAAAATGGAGCTAGCATAGTGGTGGCTCTTAATGACGGCGTTATCATAAGCACTTATTTAAGCTAA
- a CDS encoding YaaA family protein, producing MKILFSPSEAKNSSSSLAEISENSFIFKELYKERLKPLKAYNDFVNTASLKDLEKFFELKKEDDILAFKGDIFKAKTSMAITRYSGVSYKYLDFASLDESAKEYVKNNTIIFSNLFGPILAKDSITNYKFKQGAKLNNEDIANFYKKTFSKALDEFLQDEQVLDLRASFYDKFYVPSKKFYTYKFFKDKKVLSHFAKAYRGLLLRIMAQNQVESNEALLSVLPKELRVIDIKDSPKKTEVSIEILS from the coding sequence ATGAAAATTCTTTTCTCTCCTAGTGAGGCTAAGAATTCTTCATCGAGCTTAGCTGAGATTAGTGAGAATTCTTTTATCTTTAAGGAGCTTTACAAGGAACGCTTAAAGCCCTTAAAAGCTTACAATGACTTTGTGAATACTGCTTCTTTAAAAGATTTAGAAAAATTTTTTGAGCTTAAAAAAGAAGATGATATTTTGGCCTTTAAAGGAGACATTTTTAAGGCTAAGACCTCAATGGCCATTACTAGATATAGCGGGGTGTCTTATAAATATCTTGATTTTGCCTCTCTTGATGAAAGTGCAAAAGAGTATGTTAAGAATAACACCATTATATTTTCAAATCTTTTTGGCCCTATTTTGGCTAAAGATAGCATTACAAACTACAAATTCAAACAAGGCGCTAAGCTTAACAATGAAGATATAGCAAATTTTTACAAAAAGACTTTTTCAAAGGCTTTAGATGAGTTTTTGCAAGATGAGCAGGTGCTTGATTTAAGAGCTTCATTTTATGATAAATTTTATGTGCCAAGCAAGAAATTTTACACTTATAAATTTTTTAAAGATAAAAAGGTGCTAAGTCATTTTGCCAAGGCTTATAGAGGCTTGTTGCTTAGGATTATGGCGCAAAATCAAGTTGAAAGTAATGAAGCCTTGCTAAGTGTTTTGCCAAAGGAACTAAGAGTAATTGACATAAAAGATAGTCCTAAAAAGACTGAAGTTAGCATCGAAATTCTTTCATAA
- a CDS encoding exopolyphosphatase, translated as MLGIDLGSNTLRAVLMDENLTVIKEAEFIVAAAKNLSQNNLISNEAIARLKNALRNLKEQNFDLTKARAVATAAFRKAKNTELIFKEIKDEFNIEFKLIDAKEEARLSVLGMQNALNKLGIKDKKLLFCDLGGASCELSFANTTKSFDFGIISFYEKAMKAENLGKNYKISSLKTRDKILKFHFLLKDRKLKNIAILAFKEVFLAKSFLRKSKAKKIVLNSGVPTALVALKQGLLYEEYNASLINGKKLYRGDFLYYGLKLWYMSEEKACLLVGKNRKNYLVAGCFLLYALFEKEELIVVDEGIREGICIDFMKEFRC; from the coding sequence ATTTTAGGCATAGATTTAGGCTCAAATACGCTAAGAGCCGTTTTAATGGATGAGAATTTAACTGTGATAAAAGAGGCTGAATTTATAGTGGCTGCTGCTAAAAATTTATCTCAAAATAATCTAATAAGCAATGAAGCCATAGCTCGTTTAAAAAACGCCTTGCGAAATTTAAAGGAACAAAATTTTGACCTTACAAAAGCAAGAGCAGTCGCAACAGCTGCCTTTAGAAAGGCTAAGAACACAGAGCTTATTTTCAAGGAAATAAAGGATGAATTTAATATAGAATTTAAGCTAATTGATGCCAAAGAGGAGGCTAGATTAAGCGTTTTAGGTATGCAAAATGCTCTTAATAAATTAGGTATAAAGGATAAAAAACTTCTATTTTGCGACCTAGGCGGTGCATCTTGCGAGCTTTCTTTTGCAAATACCACTAAAAGCTTTGACTTTGGCATAATAAGCTTTTATGAAAAGGCCATGAAAGCCGAAAACTTAGGGAAAAACTATAAAATTTCAAGTCTAAAAACAAGGGATAAGATACTTAAATTTCATTTTTTACTAAAAGATAGAAAGCTTAAAAACATAGCTATCTTAGCCTTTAAAGAGGTATTTTTAGCTAAGAGTTTTTTAAGAAAAAGCAAGGCTAAAAAAATTGTGCTAAACTCAGGAGTTCCTACGGCATTAGTAGCACTAAAACAAGGGCTTTTATATGAGGAATATAATGCTAGTTTGATAAATGGTAAAAAGCTTTATAGAGGGGATTTTTTGTATTATGGCTTAAAGCTTTGGTATATGAGCGAAGAAAAGGCCTGCCTTTTGGTTGGCAAAAATCGCAAAAACTACCTAGTCGCTGGCTGCTTTTTACTCTATGCACTCTTTGAAAAAGAAGAGCTGATAGTAGTTGATGAGGGCATTAGAGAGGGTATTTGCATAGATTTTATGAAAGAATTTCGATGCTAA
- a CDS encoding pyridoxine 5'-phosphate synthase, producing the protein MLLGVNIDHIAVLRQARMVDEPNLLEAAILVSSLVDQITLHVREDRRHTNENDLKDILTHCKSIVNLECSTSKEMIDIALKARPFRITLVPEKRQELTTEGGLNLNLKNLKDIIKTLKDEGIEVSLFIDAKLENIHKACELEADFIELHTGVFANLHSAIFTNILKTPYAIKELDVKKDKLFKILDEELSSIKDCALKAKELGLKVAAGHGLNYKNVKEIVKIKEIQELNIGQSIIARAVFVGLKEAILQMKELCG; encoded by the coding sequence ATGCTTTTGGGTGTAAATATTGACCATATTGCCGTTTTAAGACAAGCTAGGATGGTAGATGAGCCTAATTTATTGGAGGCTGCGATTTTGGTATCTAGCTTGGTTGACCAAATAACCTTGCATGTAAGAGAGGATAGACGCCATACTAATGAAAATGACTTAAAGGACATACTTACTCATTGTAAGAGTATAGTGAATTTGGAGTGTTCCACCTCAAAAGAGATGATAGACATAGCCTTAAAAGCAAGGCCTTTTAGAATTACCTTAGTGCCTGAAAAAAGGCAAGAGCTTACCACTGAGGGCGGTTTAAATTTAAATTTAAAGAATTTAAAAGACATCATAAAAACACTTAAAGATGAGGGTATAGAAGTATCTTTATTTATCGATGCAAAGCTTGAGAATATTCACAAGGCCTGCGAGCTTGAAGCTGATTTTATAGAGCTTCATACGGGGGTGTTTGCAAATTTACACAGTGCTATTTTTACAAATATCTTAAAAACACCTTACGCGATAAAAGAATTAGATGTAAAAAAAGATAAATTATTTAAAATTCTAGATGAGGAGCTTAGCAGCATAAAAGACTGTGCCTTAAAGGCTAAGGAGCTTGGTTTAAAGGTAGCAGCTGGGCATGGGCTTAACTATAAAAATGTCAAAGAAATAGTCAAGATAAAAGAGATACAAGAACTAAACATAGGCCAAAGCATAATAGCAAGAGCCGTATTTGTAGGCTTAAAAGAGGCTATTTTACAGATGAAGGAATTGTGTGGCTAA
- the pdxA gene encoding 4-hydroxythreonine-4-phosphate dehydrogenase has protein sequence MAKIAVSVGDLNGISLELILKSHKKLSKICTPYYFIHKNLLLKACKLLDKKLPKDFHIVEFYGSKDCVFKGNKFYSKLDVSYESDYEIRPSQIDKKSGAYSFASFKAACNFVSMNYAKALVTLSIHKKAWQEAGILYKGHTEALRDFFKQEAIMVLGNKKLFVALFTEHIALRDVSKHITVEKLCNFFINLYKSSNFKKIGVLAFNPHASDFKTIGGEEEEIMLRAIRISNVYLKQKEQSKQVLEKLIADENFLRHCEASSSGKNIYLEDLLVADTAFRADALKRCNRLVSMYHDLALAPLKALYFDESVNISLNLPIIRTSPDHGTAFDKAYKNAKISNKSYIEAVKTALKLAKIKSHQNKKL, from the coding sequence GTGGCTAAGATTGCTGTTAGCGTCGGGGATTTAAACGGAATTTCTTTAGAGCTTATCTTAAAAAGTCATAAAAAGCTTAGTAAAATTTGCACTCCGTATTATTTCATACATAAAAATTTACTACTAAAAGCCTGCAAGCTTTTAGATAAAAAACTTCCAAAAGATTTTCATATAGTTGAATTTTACGGTAGCAAAGATTGCGTTTTTAAAGGAAATAAATTTTATTCCAAGCTTGATGTATCTTATGAAAGTGATTATGAGATAAGGCCTTCGCAAATTGACAAAAAAAGCGGGGCGTATTCTTTTGCCTCATTTAAGGCAGCTTGCAATTTCGTTTCTATGAATTATGCCAAGGCTTTGGTAACATTGAGCATTCATAAAAAGGCCTGGCAGGAAGCTGGAATTTTATACAAGGGGCATACTGAGGCCTTGAGGGATTTTTTCAAGCAAGAAGCCATAATGGTTCTTGGCAATAAAAAGCTTTTTGTAGCCCTATTTACCGAGCACATAGCGCTCAGAGATGTAAGTAAGCATATAACCGTTGAAAAACTTTGTAATTTTTTTATAAATCTTTATAAGAGTAGCAATTTTAAAAAAATAGGTGTCTTGGCCTTTAACCCTCACGCGTCCGATTTTAAGACCATAGGCGGAGAGGAGGAAGAGATAATGCTAAGGGCTATTAGGATAAGCAATGTTTATCTTAAGCAAAAAGAGCAAAGCAAGCAAGTGCTTGAAAAGTTGATTGCCGATGAGAATTTTTTAAGGCACTGTGAGGCTAGTTCTAGCGGTAAAAATATATATCTTGAGGATTTATTAGTGGCTGATACGGCTTTTAGGGCTGATGCTTTGAAAAGATGTAACCGTTTGGTTAGCATGTATCATGATTTAGCCTTAGCGCCTCTTAAGGCCTTGTATTTTGATGAAAGTGTGAATATAAGTTTAAATTTGCCTATCATAAGGACAAGCCCAGACCATGGCACAGCCTTTGATAAGGCCTATAAAAACGCTAAGATAAGCAATAAAAGCTACATAGAAGCGGTTAAAACAGCTTTAAAACTAGCAAAGATTAAGTCTCATCAAAACAAGAAGCTATAA
- a CDS encoding (Fe-S)-binding protein has protein sequence MLNNIKNISSACVKCGKCIQSCTVYDIKKDETNSPRGFLDLISAYKDENLKLDKGLKKVFESCFLCTRCVEVCPSNIRVDTAIEAVRFDIVKQMGIAWYKKIMLYLLSHRKVMDLAAKFGYVFQSCAFKIQDNSMMRAKFSLPMIKKDRLLIAFKKKSFLNSNPNFIDNKGEKSIALFVGCLANYSYTSTAFSILKIAKKLNINVDLMQKQVCCGAPHYFTGDFKTVESLAKKNISYFEEKLKKVEAIIIPEATCSAMIRVDYEHFFKLINDEEWAKRARKVSERIFIASKYFYEFTPLLQVLQKLPKKDYKLTYHDPCHSKKMQGYHKEVRELLKVNFKFKELDDTNSCCGFGGLSMQSDYYDEALKVGLKRVKDIEKSEAQILSAECSACRMQLSNALHQSKSNTNFKAPLELIASCFDET, from the coding sequence ATGTTAAATAATATCAAAAATATAAGTTCTGCCTGCGTTAAATGCGGAAAGTGCATACAATCTTGCACTGTTTATGACATAAAAAAAGACGAAACTAACTCACCACGCGGTTTTTTAGACCTAATTTCTGCTTATAAAGATGAGAATTTAAAGCTTGATAAAGGCTTAAAAAAGGTATTTGAATCTTGCTTTTTATGTACTAGGTGCGTGGAAGTTTGCCCTAGCAATATCAGGGTGGATACTGCCATTGAGGCGGTTCGCTTTGACATAGTCAAGCAAATGGGCATAGCTTGGTATAAAAAGATTATGCTATACCTGCTTTCTCATAGAAAAGTTATGGATTTAGCAGCAAAATTTGGCTATGTGTTTCAATCCTGTGCCTTTAAAATTCAAGACAATTCTATGATGAGGGCTAAATTTTCTTTGCCTATGATTAAAAAAGATAGGCTCTTAATTGCCTTTAAGAAAAAAAGCTTTTTAAACTCAAACCCAAATTTTATAGATAATAAAGGCGAAAAAAGCATAGCATTATTTGTTGGTTGCCTTGCTAATTATTCTTATACAAGCACGGCATTTAGCATACTAAAGATAGCTAAAAAGCTAAATATAAATGTGGATTTAATGCAAAAGCAAGTTTGTTGCGGTGCGCCGCATTACTTTACCGGAGATTTTAAAACCGTTGAAAGCTTAGCCAAAAAAAATATAAGTTATTTTGAGGAAAAGCTCAAAAAAGTAGAAGCTATCATAATCCCCGAGGCCACATGTTCGGCTATGATAAGGGTTGATTATGAGCATTTTTTCAAGCTTATAAATGATGAAGAGTGGGCTAAAAGAGCTAGAAAAGTTAGCGAGAGAATTTTCATAGCAAGTAAGTATTTTTATGAATTTACGCCTTTACTTCAAGTGCTTCAAAAACTGCCAAAGAAAGATTATAAACTTACTTATCACGACCCTTGTCATTCTAAAAAAATGCAGGGCTATCACAAGGAAGTAAGAGAGCTTTTAAAGGTTAATTTTAAATTTAAAGAGCTAGACGACACAAATTCTTGCTGTGGTTTTGGCGGGCTTAGTATGCAAAGTGATTACTACGATGAGGCCTTAAAAGTGGGCTTAAAAAGAGTAAAAGACATAGAAAAAAGTGAGGCGCAAATTCTTAGTGCTGAGTGCTCAGCTTGCAGAATGCAGCTTAGCAATGCCTTGCACCAAAGCAAATCAAACACAAACTTTAAAGCTCCCTTAGAGCTTATAGCTTCTTGTTTTGATGAGACTTAA